A genomic segment from Chitinophaga niabensis encodes:
- a CDS encoding flavin reductase family protein: protein MRRNYKKENLPVDKIRKFLEPGPIVLVSSRWKDETNIMSMGWHTVMEFSPSRIGCFITGANHSYDMIRKSRECVINIPTVNLLDEVIGIGNSTGTQVDKFRKFKLTPEEADEVNAPLIKECYANFECKVVDESLLRKYSFFILEVVKAHAAVYPKYPTTVHYRGEGVFMISGKNISKVRKFKPQNL from the coding sequence ATGAGAAGGAATTACAAAAAGGAAAACCTGCCGGTAGACAAGATCCGCAAATTCCTGGAACCCGGCCCCATTGTACTGGTAAGCTCCCGTTGGAAAGACGAGACCAATATTATGAGCATGGGCTGGCATACGGTTATGGAGTTCTCTCCTTCCAGGATCGGGTGCTTTATCACCGGGGCCAACCACAGTTACGATATGATCCGTAAAAGCAGGGAATGTGTGATCAATATCCCCACGGTGAACCTGCTGGATGAAGTGATTGGTATCGGCAATTCCACCGGCACACAGGTGGATAAGTTCAGGAAGTTCAAACTCACCCCGGAAGAAGCGGATGAAGTGAATGCACCGCTGATTAAAGAATGTTATGCTAATTTTGAATGCAAGGTAGTAGATGAGAGCTTGTTGCGTAAATACAGTTTTTTTATCCTTGAGGTCGTGAAAGCGCATGCCGCCGTTTATCCAAAGTACCCTACAACGGTACATTACAGGGGTGAAGGCGTATTCATGATCTCGGGGAAGAACATTTCAAAGGTCAGAAAATTCAAACCACAGAACCTATAA
- a CDS encoding Na+/H+ antiporter: protein MLEQVIQYLSLILVIITLVMLAQKLKIAYPIILVIGGLLISLIPGLPAVTINPELIFVIFLPPLLYEAAWYTSWKDFWKWRRVITSFAFLIVVLTSFVVALVSSSIIPGFTMALGFLLGGIVSPPDAVSATAVLKNVKVPKRLSSILEGESLLNDASSLIVFRFALVAVDTGRFVFHEAALSFVVVIVMGILTGVLIGLIYYAVHKWLPTTTNMDIVLSLTAPYVMYIVAEAFHFSGVLSVVSGGLFLSARSHLFLNHRSRYQGSNVWSTLGFVLNGLVFMLIGLELPVIVNQLGPVSLGEAIKYGLLISLVLIVTRLLSTFGASYFTVFISRYITTADNRPGLKGPFLLGWAGMRGVVSLAAALSIPILLTDKVTPFPQRNLILFITFTVILVTLVVQGLTLPLMIRWVKMPDPDITLTPEEQELMIRKKLAAHTVKFLDEQHAEILKTNTILQQLKARYENTHTHSTEHLIEPEHEDYRRVYLQVLEQQRTLLHELDKSPETDDEIIRRHQSLLDLEEEKLRLKFES, encoded by the coding sequence ATGCTGGAGCAGGTTATACAATATCTTTCGCTTATCCTTGTTATTATCACGCTGGTAATGCTGGCGCAGAAACTGAAGATCGCCTACCCCATCATCCTGGTGATAGGCGGTTTACTGATCAGCCTGATCCCCGGGCTGCCGGCCGTAACCATCAACCCGGAGCTGATCTTCGTCATCTTCCTGCCACCCCTGTTGTATGAAGCAGCCTGGTATACTTCCTGGAAAGATTTCTGGAAATGGCGGCGGGTGATCACCAGTTTTGCCTTCCTGATAGTGGTGCTTACCTCCTTTGTGGTGGCCCTGGTATCCAGCTCCATCATACCCGGCTTTACCATGGCGCTGGGCTTTTTGCTCGGTGGCATTGTATCTCCGCCGGATGCCGTATCTGCCACTGCTGTACTGAAGAATGTAAAAGTGCCGAAAAGACTTTCCTCCATCCTGGAAGGAGAAAGCCTGCTGAATGACGCTTCCAGTTTGATCGTATTCCGTTTTGCCCTGGTAGCGGTGGATACCGGGCGGTTCGTTTTTCATGAAGCCGCACTGAGCTTTGTGGTGGTGATTGTGATGGGGATCTTAACAGGTGTTCTCATTGGCCTTATCTATTATGCCGTGCATAAATGGCTGCCCACAACCACCAATATGGATATTGTACTGAGCCTTACTGCACCTTATGTAATGTACATTGTGGCAGAGGCTTTCCATTTCTCCGGCGTATTATCTGTAGTGAGCGGCGGGCTTTTCCTGTCTGCCAGGAGCCATCTGTTCCTCAATCACCGAAGCCGGTACCAGGGGAGTAATGTATGGTCCACATTGGGCTTTGTGCTGAATGGGCTGGTGTTTATGCTCATAGGCCTGGAACTCCCGGTGATCGTGAATCAGCTGGGACCGGTAAGTTTGGGAGAAGCCATTAAGTACGGGCTGCTGATCTCCCTGGTACTGATCGTAACAAGATTACTCTCTACATTCGGTGCTTCCTATTTCACTGTTTTTATCAGTCGTTATATTACCACCGCAGATAACAGGCCGGGGCTAAAAGGTCCTTTCCTCCTTGGATGGGCAGGTATGCGTGGCGTGGTTTCACTGGCTGCTGCCTTATCCATCCCCATCTTACTGACAGATAAGGTCACCCCTTTCCCCCAGCGGAACCTCATCCTCTTTATCACTTTCACCGTGATCCTGGTAACATTGGTGGTACAGGGTTTAACATTACCATTAATGATCCGCTGGGTGAAAATGCCAGACCCGGATATTACCCTCACACCGGAAGAACAGGAACTGATGATCAGAAAGAAATTAGCAGCACATACCGTAAAGTTCCTGGACGAGCAACATGCGGAAATACTCAAAACCAACACCATCTTACAGCAGCTGAAAGCCCGCTATGAAAATACACATACCCATAGTACAGAACATCTTATAGAACCGGAACACGAGGATTACCGCCGCGTTTATTTACAGGTACTGGAACAGCAACGTACACTCCTGCATGAACTGGATAAGAGCCCGGAAACAGATGATGAGATCATCCGCCGGCATCAAAGCCTCCTGGACCTGGAAGAAGAAAAATTACGGTTGAAATTTGAGAGCTAG
- a CDS encoding helix-turn-helix domain-containing protein, producing the protein MSSSVAKKAPAEALRPFITEYVFRKVEVPVVKAMPLRYISSIDFFLGEDFETTDYKTGELLPFSRCSIRGPRTFRKNAIRIEKDFVSFVIRFKPTGLYGLLGISAHLFRDEAIDGAAVSALFPEITERLMACEDIDSCIAVVEPYLLAMAKKASYTSAGVGQMVELVMASPAKASINVLQQQVCLSKRQLERNFVKEIGTTPKLYSRMLRFSKMLHHKMHNTDTKWSGLAYEFDYADQMHLIKDFQHFLGVTPGEFVAEDFAF; encoded by the coding sequence ATGTCTTCTTCAGTCGCTAAAAAGGCTCCGGCAGAAGCGCTCAGGCCCTTCATTACGGAATATGTTTTCAGAAAGGTGGAAGTACCTGTTGTGAAAGCAATGCCCCTGCGTTACATCAGCTCTATTGATTTTTTCCTGGGAGAGGATTTTGAAACCACTGATTATAAAACCGGGGAGCTGCTGCCTTTTTCCCGCTGCTCCATCCGCGGCCCCCGTACGTTCAGGAAAAATGCTATCAGGATAGAGAAAGATTTTGTTTCGTTTGTGATCCGTTTCAAACCTACAGGTTTATATGGACTGCTGGGTATTTCCGCACACCTGTTCCGGGATGAAGCAATAGACGGAGCAGCTGTATCAGCGCTTTTTCCGGAGATCACAGAACGCCTGATGGCCTGTGAGGATATTGATAGTTGTATTGCTGTCGTAGAGCCATACCTGTTAGCCATGGCTAAGAAGGCCAGTTATACTTCTGCCGGTGTAGGCCAGATGGTGGAACTGGTGATGGCTTCTCCTGCAAAAGCTTCCATTAACGTATTACAGCAACAGGTTTGCTTATCGAAAAGGCAGCTGGAACGGAATTTTGTAAAGGAAATTGGCACTACCCCCAAACTCTACAGCAGGATGCTGCGCTTCTCCAAAATGCTGCACCACAAAATGCATAATACGGATACTAAATGGTCCGGGCTGGCATATGAATTTGATTATGCAGACCAGATGCACCTCATCAAAGATTTCCAGCACTTCCTGGGTGTTACGCCCGGGGAATTTGTGGCGGAAGACTTTGCCTTCTAG
- a CDS encoding glycoside hydrolase family 88 protein, giving the protein MKRLLIGTAFVSLLAFKSDNTEDDFIRNNYSFATQQIKNMLKETVHQKPLTFPRTIDAGGKMVSTSMYDWTPGFFPGSLWYSYEFTKDQSLAAAALNWTEKLEPLKDFTKHHDLGFMMYCSYGNAYRLTGKAEYKDILVQSARSLSTRFNPVTGSIKSWNGFKSWHGNKIYPFPVIIDNMMNLELLFFASKVTGDTAFRHVAVSHALTAMKNQIRPDYSSYHVVCYDTTNGKVAARETAQGYADNSTWARGQAWGIYGFTMVYRETKDARFLKTAMGMADWFLDNKNLPEDKVPYWDFNANEAGYTPGINSYANKVTDKPRDASAAAITASALFELSRYAGAKEEKYKQAAIKMLHSLASPAYRAPVGSNGNFLLMHSVGSIPHHTEIDVPLVYADYYFIEALQRYEDQLKK; this is encoded by the coding sequence ATGAAGCGTTTATTAATTGGTACAGCGTTCGTTAGCCTGCTCGCTTTCAAATCAGACAACACAGAAGATGATTTTATCAGGAACAACTATTCTTTTGCCACACAGCAGATAAAGAATATGTTAAAGGAAACCGTACATCAGAAACCATTGACCTTCCCCCGTACGATTGATGCCGGCGGCAAAATGGTATCTACCAGTATGTACGACTGGACGCCCGGTTTTTTCCCCGGCAGCCTTTGGTATTCTTATGAATTCACCAAAGATCAAAGCCTGGCTGCAGCAGCTTTAAACTGGACGGAGAAGCTGGAACCACTGAAAGACTTCACCAAACACCACGACCTTGGATTTATGATGTATTGCAGTTATGGTAATGCTTACCGCCTTACCGGCAAGGCTGAATACAAAGACATCCTGGTGCAATCTGCCCGTTCCCTGAGTACCCGTTTCAATCCGGTGACCGGAAGTATCAAATCCTGGAATGGATTTAAATCATGGCACGGCAATAAGATCTATCCTTTCCCCGTGATCATTGATAATATGATGAACCTGGAACTGTTATTCTTTGCTTCTAAAGTAACCGGCGATACTGCTTTCCGGCATGTGGCGGTTTCTCATGCATTAACAGCCATGAAGAACCAGATCCGTCCGGATTACAGCTCTTATCACGTAGTATGTTATGATACCACTAATGGTAAGGTTGCTGCAAGGGAAACAGCGCAGGGATACGCAGATAATTCTACCTGGGCAAGAGGCCAGGCATGGGGGATCTATGGTTTTACCATGGTGTACCGTGAAACAAAGGATGCCCGTTTTTTAAAGACGGCGATGGGTATGGCAGACTGGTTCCTGGATAACAAGAACCTGCCGGAGGATAAAGTACCTTACTGGGATTTTAATGCGAATGAAGCCGGTTACACACCGGGCATTAACTCTTATGCCAATAAGGTAACAGATAAACCAAGAGATGCTTCTGCTGCGGCCATCACTGCTTCTGCTTTGTTTGAGCTGAGCAGGTATGCAGGTGCAAAGGAAGAAAAATATAAACAGGCCGCAATCAAAATGCTGCATTCACTGGCCAGCCCGGCATATCGTGCGCCGGTTGGCAGTAATGGTAATTTTCTGCTGATGCACAGCGTGGGAAGTATCCCGCATCATACAGAAATAGATGTACCGCTGGTATATGCAGATTATTATTTCATAGAGGCATTGCAACGATATGAAGATCAATTGAAGAAATAA